The Macaca fascicularis isolate 582-1 chromosome 11, T2T-MFA8v1.1 genomic sequence CCCGAGGAAACTTGGACTAGCAGCCTTTCAGCAGCCAGGGTGCGCTGCTGCACCAGGGTGATGACAGGCTCTGAAATACGGTAATGgcactgtttttattttgaaagacacATAAACGTACACATTCCATAGCATTGTTCTCTGTGTAACAGTCACCTTAAGGCTTCTAAAAGTTTTCCCTTCCTGGGCCAtagttatttttagaatttttaaatagtaatcATCCTTTGAGgatagtttttatttgaaaataacaaaactgcTGTTTGAGCCCAAGTCTGGTGATGTAGGTGGGTAAAAGTCAAGTATTTTTGTAAAAACCCTATGGAATTAAGACATGATTTCactgatatttttttcttctaggtgTCGCTAATCTGTGAAGTAGTTGTAGAGGAGACACAAAAGGAATTGGGGGTCACAAATGGTTCTCACTGACATGAGTGTAGACCTTTCTACTCAGGTGAAATTTGGTGattgcctgccaggttcaagatGCTGACTTCCAGGAGCTTGCCACCATACCAGAGACCAGCACCAATAGAGAGTGAACACGATTTATCTTAACCCTCTCATTTTAGGTTGTTGATCATTATGAAAATCCTAGAAACGTGGGGTCCCTTGACAAGACATCTAAAAATGTTGGAACTGGACTGGTGGGGGCTCCAGCATGTGGTGACGTAATGAAATTACAGGTATGGCTAGTCTTTAATAGTGATAACAATAATCCCTTTAAGTTTACAAAGCACTTGCACATACAGCATTTCACTCGGTCTCCATCTTTATTCCTGTGAGATGGGATGAGTCCATGTTAGACGTGATTGGAACAGGGCCTCAATCGTAGCTCTCCTGCCAGGCTAGTGTACTATGCCGACTTTTTCCGAAATAGAAAAGTAATCTCATTTTTGTACTCACTGTATAAGTTTAAATTCCAACTTCAGCCAACGAAAGAGTTTTGTGAATTTTACTGATCAAAGGAAAATCCCAGTGAGCTAGCAGTCCCCAATGAGATAAGAAACACAGTAAATTAAACCTGTCCCCAGATTGGGAGCAACATGAAGATAGTGTCTAGTGCTTTGGGTAAACTGTTGTTGTAGCGCCAATCTGCTGCTTCATGGTGAGTGGGCAGCTTGCCAGAGATCTTCATACCTATCTTGGAAtacagaaacaaaacaggaggaaACCACTAAGTATAATCTGCTGCCCAAGAAAAAAGTATTAACCAGAGACCTTTATTGTGTACTCTCTCAGTGTTTAAGAGGCAGATTGCCCCAGCAGCTGTGAGCAGACTGCCTCAAATAGAAGTTCATAGCCAAAATGCAAGCCAGAGTcgcaaaacaaaataatattggGGTGGAGGAACATATTTTCCAGCTGATCTTTGTCAGTTGGGCCTGGATAATTGTCCCTGCATTTCACTTTTCATCACTGAGCTCTCTGAAACAAGGCAAAATCAGTAATTAATACCATCACTTAGTATGGAAAGCAAGCCCAAAGCCCTTGGGGAAGGCCCCAATGAACCTTCGTGAGTGCCAAGTTCCAGAGGGTGGTCCTAGGACTCACCACTTAACTCTTGTCTCTTTTCTAGATTCAAGTGGATGAAAAGGGGAAAATTGTGGATGCTAGGTTTAAAACATTTGGCTGTGGTTCTGCAATTGCCTCCAGCTCATTAGCCACTGAATGGGTGAAAGGAAAGACGGTAAGGTTGCTCACAAATCTGACAGAATGAAATTGCATTCACCCCAAGCCTGTCTCTTGACGGGTCTAATGGGTCAAAAACAaccataacttttttttaatattctgaatttttaaagtttctgctaTACAGATGTTGATTATATTAATTCTTCAAATTGGGAATTATAGATCATTCTAGATgatgtttgggtttttttcttgttgatcattttgtttgtttgtttgggtgtTAATTACATACAAAAAAGATCATCACCTGTCCCTCTAACAAAATAGAATTTAGAAGAAATCTTTGGCTTTCTCTAAGGTTaccaatactcttataatttgtCAAGTCAGAGAGTTGTTATATGGTAgttattttcttgcttatttcCTCTCATGTTTCAGGAAGGGTTCTAGGTGGCTTACAAGGATTGGTGAAATAAACTAGCCTGTGTTAAAAGAGGGATTAAAGAATCAAAAACACAGCAAGGGTAGGGGCAAAGTGAACAACGAAATCAGAACAGTGATCCAGGTGGTTGATCGCAAGCCCTCTAAAGGCAGAGATAATAAAGAGCTAGAACTTCTCTTTCATCCCTTTCTCTCCGAAGTGTCTTTCCCTGGTAGCTGCAGAGGTCAAAGGTCCCAAAAGCAGTGAAGAGCTGGACTTTCTAAAATCCAGTTGCTGTCAGAACCTCTCAGAAAAGCCAACCATCATGGCACTCATCTTTGCTGCCCCAAGGGACCAGGTGCAGGGAGCTGAGTCATGGAGGAGCATGCTTGGGAGCTGGCCAGCTCCACGGCAGAGCGGTTTGCCAGGCCACGTGCCACCTGCTTCCTGTGGCTCACGGCCTTCTGGCTGGCAAGCTCCTGTGGGCCAGGAAGCTCAGACCTAACCTGCTCTGGCAGGAGGTAGCCCTGAAGTGATTTGTCAGGAACTGTCCTCAGGTGAAGGGAGAAATGAGACAAGGCACTTATGCTCCCAGAACCTGCCTCTTAGGGGACTGTGAATTGTGATCAGAAAATGGGAGAgagaacattttctttaaccTTGAGATCGCCTATCTGAGTTTCAGGAGCAGAACCTGAATCAGCCAAGAAGGGTTAGCAGAATTGGGAAATTGAACGATAGTCAGACATAGCGAAGGAGCCCAGCTGTTGGGAAATCTGGTTTTCTGTAAGGCGGTGGGGCACTGTTCCACATGGGCGAGGATCTGTTTGCCTCACATTATCCCCCCCGGGCTGTCAACCAGACCCCAGGCGTCCTCCTCAGTTGATCTGGAAGAGCTGCTCCTATAGGCAAAGGGTGACACCAGAGAGAGCGTTCAGCCTGACCCGGCTGTGCGACTGCCACTGTGCCACTTACCTGACATCTTCCCAACCTCTCTGATGCCATGTGGCACTTCTAGTCAAAAGGATTTATTCTAACATTTCGTATGAGGACATCAGAGAAGCTGATATTCACAAAACCAGTATCGGAAATCACTACCTTTTAAGGAAAAGATTCCTGACACAGGCCACAAGCAGATCCCTAAGAGACTTCTCACCGGTTCCACTCCTGGCTTAGAGAAGTGTCTGGGCGGTCTTTGCTTACCCAAGCCAGGCAGTGCAGCTGTGTATACTTCATGCTTGAGAATCCCAGCTGCAGCTTTGATAGAGTGGGAGTCATCCTGAGAAGACCCTCAGCCCTTTGAGTTATTAAACAGAAATTATCCCCACCAACCCCGAGGGCCTTTTTGGCCTCCCTTTTTTATTGTCTGGCCCTCACAAGATAAAGCGTTGCTAAAACTGCCCGTCTTTCCATTATGCCTCTCAGGTGGAGGAAGCCTTGACTATCAAAAACACAGATATCGCCAAGGAGCTCTGCCTGCCTCCCGTGAAACTGCACTGCTCCAGTAAGTCTCTGCTCTCCATACCAGTCAGCTCGGACATTTGGCAGTAATTTCAACTTGCATTTGCAACAGTCCTTTTAGGTCATGGAGCCCATGTTTATAACCCTCAGAATTAGAGCTCATGAGTCTGTCCTTACAACCTGCAGAGGGTTAGAGCCCCCGTGGTCTCACATTCATCCCTAAGAAAATCATGCCAGAAGGAGATATGCACCAGCCATCATACTGAGCACTTGATGGGCATCATTTCTAAACCTCACAGATATCCTTGAGTGCACAGTCGATGTCATTACTTTCCTCTTATGGATGAAGGAGCTGAGGCTTGGGTTGAGACACCCACGTCACATGGCTAATAAGTGGGAGAGCCAGAATTTAAGCTCCAATCTTTGATTTCAGAATCTGCTGTTTCTAGCAGAGGAGAAAACTCAGCTTTCTCCATAATCCCGTTTCCTGTGTATTTCTTCACTTCCTGTCTGGATGCTATAACTGTCAGGGTCTGCATCTGTATATATGGCACAACTAAGCCCAGTTGTACAATGGTCCCCCTCTCTGCTATCCTAAAAAAAAGTTCAGATGCCTTAAGACTTGTACTTGGCTTTCCAGTTTGGTCTCTGTATTAAATCTAATGCTTTTTCCATCATTTCTTAACCTTCTCAGGGAAAGAAGGAATGAGAAACATTAGCCTTAATGCATCGATGGAGGTTTACTAACCAAATTAGTTAAAAATCAGCAGAGGGTCAGGCCTCTTGCCAGGGTAATACTCACAAGGAGAAGAGCCAGGTGCCAGGGCAGACACACTAACTCATTCTTCAGGAAGCCTGGTCAGACCCAAGTTCTTTCCACTTGATCTGGAATTTTAAGTACCCATAAAGAAAGGTCatcacgccgggcgcggtggctcaagcctgtaatcccagcactttgggaggccgagacgggcggatcacgaggtcaggagatcgagaccatcctggctaacacagtgaaaccccgtctctactaaaaatacaaaaacttagccgggcgaggtggcaggcgcctgtagtcccagctactcgggaggctgaggcaggagaatggcgtgaacccgggaggcggagcttgcagtgagctgagatccggccactgcactccagcctgggtgacagagcgagactccgtctcaaaaaaaaaaaaaaaaaaaaaaaaaaaagaaaggtcatcACTTGTAAACATTTTCACATGGTTTCAGGAAATCCCTAGCCCTTTTATTAGGCATTTTTAGGTACTGAAACCTTTAGCTGATGTTCTCTGCTATTTGCTTGCTTTCTGCTGTCATTCCAGCtctcttggtttttattttccccaTAGCCTCACTTTGAATATTGACTCCTAAATAAAAGTGGTCAAACTCTCGATCACTAGAGGGTGATGTGGCAAATGCCATCCCATCAACAGATTGACATGATCTTTTTTCCAAAGGTCATGTCAACTTTTTATCATGATATGATTTTGTCCAAAGCCAGACTTTGATGGGAGCAGGCAAGAACTAACATTTGCTATGTCCCTACTATGTGTTAGACATCTTCCGTAAGTCCCCACACTATCCTGGCAAGAAAAGCATGATTATCCCAGTTCTATAGAGTAGAAAGTAGGTTCGAAGAGGCTAAGGAACTAGCCTGGGATCACAGATATTTAAACCCTAGTCTGTCTCCAGGATTACCCACAGGAGTAACTCAGCTCAGGAAGTAGCTGCTGACCTGCCCGGCAACTCCTCACCCCAGCTTTCTGGCTTGGTTACCCCGTTAGTCCCCACCAGCACCACTTCCTCTAAGCTCTTAAAGATTCTATTCCCAAAACCACTTCTTTCGCATCTAGAAACTTAGGCTTCTTTCCTTCCGTTACCTGTAGTGCTGGCTGAAGATGCAATCAAGGCCGCCCTGGCTGATTACAAATTGAAACAAGAACCCAAAAAAGGAGGAGCAGAGAAGAAATGAGCCCTCCCTGGGTGAAGCCTCCAGCAGGCCACACCCCTGTTTCCCACCTGCCGTGCAATCACCTTAGATGTTCAGAAGCCGCTCCCTCTCCACTGAAGAGCTATGAGATACGCACAATACTTGCTGTTCACATTATGACTCTCATGCAAGCAAAATACACAGTTTCATTGTTCTGAATCCCGTGGTTTCTTTCAGTCCACTTTTATCGCCTTAACCTAGTTAATGTGTATTTTGAATTGTGTTTATGACCTCAGAACTGAAATTGATAAGTCGCAAATGTTGATAGCCCATGAAGTGCGTAAGTATCTAATTTTACCTGAATTGATTTGGAGGGAAATTACCAGTAGAATGCCTTTGTCTGAATATTTGATAGAACTAATTGTTGTACATAAAACAgatctgcatatatatatataaaaataataataaaacaatggaAGATAATGGTGTTCTCTAATAAGCCTTGTCTCTTGGGCCCATCATTCACTCCAAAGTGGTGCCCAAAGCCCCTTGGGGTTCCCAGATGTTGGACCGCAATGACATACACAGCTCTCCAAGCAAACAACAGTAAAGGTCATGTACAAGATTTTTTCCAAAGACAAATACACGTAATATTTTTTTGGAACAAGGATGAAAGGAGATGATTATCG encodes the following:
- the ISCU gene encoding iron-sulfur cluster assembly enzyme ISCU isoform X1, with amino-acid sequence MAAAGAGRLRRAASALLLRSPRLPARELSAPARLYHKKVVDHYENPRNVGSLDKTSKNVGTGLVGAPACGDVMKLQIQVDEKGKIVDARFKTFGCGSAIASSSLATEWVKGKTVEEALTIKNTDIAKELCLPPVKLHCSMLAEDAIKAALADYKLKQEPKKGGAEKK
- the ISCU gene encoding iron-sulfur cluster assembly enzyme ISCU isoform X2 — translated: MKLQIQVDEKGKIVDARFKTFGCGSAIASSSLATEWVKGKTVEEALTIKNTDIAKELCLPPVKLHCSMLAEDAIKAALADYKLKQEPKKGGAEKK